In the Bacteroidota bacterium genome, TTCAAGGCCACCATTAATACCATAATTGGTGGTTGAAAAAGGGGAGGACAAATCATAGGAAACACCAAAAGAATAATCGCTAAAATCAATAGCAAATTGTGGTATAATAGCATCATTGTTTCTATATCCAGCTCCGATTGTAAGTGCAGTTTCCCTTAAAAAAGTAGTAATTTGGCTAGGATTTGTAAGCCTGATTCTTAAGCACAAGCTAGTTAACAATTCAGATGAGGGACCTTGCCTTAGGTAAATAGCTCCAGGAACAAGGGATACTCTTGTTTCTGGAATATCAAAACGTCCGGTTCCATTAATTACGTATTTTCTTTGCAATCTTTCGGAACCGAAACTATAAAATTCAATGCTGGGTTGGTTAACATGAAAAGAAGAAACTCCCACACTAAATCGTATCCCGTCTCTACCTGCAAAATTATTTTGAATATTAGAAAACTCATACATTACTCCAAGTCCTAAATCTAAGTACATTCGGGAAGAAAGACTGTTTTGCTCATTAGAGGCAATTGCCGTATTAAATGCGGTTCCGGTAAATTGATTCCCCCATTGCAGGTTACTAATGTCAGCTGAAAGTTGTCCACCTCCTATTTGCAATCCCCCAGAGATTTTATTCAACTTGTCAATATTCACAATACCTGAAACAGAAAGATTCACCTTGGTTGTACCAAATTTTGAATCACCCGCAATATCTCTGTAGGCATTGAGCCCAAATCCAAGGTTCCCTATCTTTTCCTTTGATACAAAAGCGGGAAAATCAATAGAAGCAGCCATCGTTTTATATGGGTTTTGCATTCCTGTCCATTGATTTTTATAATTTAATATAACACGCTGGGAGCCGGAAAAAAAGCCAGCAGATGCAGGATTAAGCAGGAGTGGGGCTTGCTGGTATTGGGAAAAATGAACATCCTGAGAAAAGGATGCAAAGCAAAGAAACATAAAACCAATAAAATAAAATTGCTTCATGAGCTTTATTTAAAAAGTGTAATATTTCCGCGTTTGTTTTCTTCATCACCATTTATAAACTTAACCTGAATTTGGTAAGCATAAACTCCCGGATTTAGAAGCTGTCCATTAAATGTTCCATCCCATCCTGTGGATAAACTTGTTGTTTCAAAAACTTTTTGGCCCCATCGGTTAAATACCGAAAATTCAATGGATGCAACCTTATTTCCAAAAAGAAACAGCACATCATTGGTTCCATCACCATTTGGAGAAAAAGCATTTGGAATAAAAACACCTGCCCCTACTCCACCGGGAGGAACAACAATGGTAGTATCATTGGGATCGGGATCAGGATCAGGAGTTGGTGTTGGAGTTGGCGTAGGAACTGGAACAGGTTCGGTGATTTCAACAAGTTTAAATACAGCTACTATGGAATCTGCCTGCGTAATATTTAATACTGTACTAGAATCATTGTTTGAAGGACTTAAGGTATGATTCTGTAATTGCCAATAATCAAATTCATAGCCGGGGGCTGAAATTGCATTGAGTAGTATATCAATGCCGCCATAATAATCTCCTGCAAAAGTATAGGTGGAAGGAATAATTGAATTTATTTTTATATTTCCTGCATTGGCTGGGGAAACATCATATACAATATTATAGGGCCCGCTTAGGGTATAGCAATCATTCAAGCCAGTGCTTAATGCAGCACAACGATCGTTTATAAAATTTTTCATGGACTGAACATTGTTCTGCCAAGTGTTCATATTTCCTCCCCATTTAGCAATCTGTCCAGGCATTTCAGGCGAAATC is a window encoding:
- a CDS encoding PorP/SprF family type IX secretion system membrane protein, producing the protein MKQFYFIGFMFLCFASFSQDVHFSQYQQAPLLLNPASAGFFSGSQRVILNYKNQWTGMQNPYKTMAASIDFPAFVSKEKIGNLGFGLNAYRDIAGDSKFGTTKVNLSVSGIVNIDKLNKISGGLQIGGGQLSADISNLQWGNQFTGTAFNTAIASNEQNSLSSRMYLDLGLGVMYEFSNIQNNFAGRDGIRFSVGVSSFHVNQPSIEFYSFGSERLQRKYVINGTGRFDIPETRVSLVPGAIYLRQGPSSELLTSLCLRIRLTNPSQITTFLRETALTIGAGYRNNDAIIPQFAIDFSDYSFGVSYDLSSPFSTTNYGINGGLEFFIRYTNWKSALFKGKR